One Methylosinus sp. C49 DNA segment encodes these proteins:
- a CDS encoding quinone oxidoreductase — MVKAIRIYETGGPQVLRYEDVELPPPGPGEAQIVQRAIGVNYIDIYLRSGAYPADLPFIPGYEGAGEVVALGEGVDEFEIGDRVAYVGPLGGYAEARNIPAASLVRLPKSFSFETGASMMLKGLTAQYLLRRTYKVKEGDRILVHAGAGGVGQLLCQWGSALGAQVIATVGDEEKAKIAKEAGAEHAILYRSEDFAAAVREITRGKLCDAVYDGVGRDTFPASLDCLKPFGLFVSYGSASGKIEAFDINLLSQKGSLFATRPSLFAHIARRKDYEKMTKDVVRAIKKGVLRLERPALFRLEDAALVHADLEARRTTGALVLVP; from the coding sequence ATGGTGAAGGCGATACGCATTTACGAGACGGGCGGGCCGCAGGTTCTGCGCTATGAGGATGTCGAGTTGCCGCCGCCGGGGCCGGGCGAGGCGCAGATCGTCCAGAGGGCGATCGGCGTCAATTATATCGACATCTATCTGCGTAGCGGCGCCTATCCCGCCGATCTTCCCTTCATTCCGGGCTATGAGGGCGCGGGCGAGGTGGTCGCGCTCGGCGAGGGGGTCGATGAATTCGAGATCGGCGATCGCGTCGCCTATGTCGGACCGCTCGGCGGCTATGCGGAGGCGCGCAATATTCCCGCCGCCTCGCTTGTGAGGCTGCCGAAGTCCTTTTCCTTCGAGACCGGCGCCTCGATGATGCTCAAAGGGCTCACCGCGCAATATCTGCTGCGGCGGACCTACAAGGTGAAGGAGGGCGACCGCATTCTCGTCCATGCGGGCGCGGGCGGCGTCGGCCAATTGCTCTGCCAATGGGGAAGTGCGCTGGGCGCGCAGGTGATCGCCACCGTCGGCGACGAGGAGAAGGCGAAGATCGCCAAGGAGGCCGGCGCGGAGCATGCGATTCTCTATCGCAGCGAGGATTTCGCCGCCGCCGTGCGGGAGATCACCCGCGGCAAGCTCTGCGACGCCGTCTATGACGGCGTCGGCCGTGACACTTTTCCCGCCTCGCTCGATTGCCTGAAGCCTTTCGGACTTTTCGTCAGCTATGGCTCCGCCTCCGGCAAGATCGAGGCTTTCGATATCAATCTTCTGTCGCAGAAGGGCTCGCTATTTGCGACGCGACCCTCGCTCTTCGCGCATATTGCGCGGCGCAAGGACTATGAAAAAATGACCAAGGATGTGGTGCGCGCGATCAAGAAGGGCGTGCTGCGGCTCGAGCGACCGGCCCTTTTTCGGCTCGAGGACGCCGCTCTCGTCCATGCCGACCTCGAGGCGCGGCGCACGACAGGCGCGCTCGTGCTCGTTCCCTGA
- a CDS encoding prephenate/arogenate dehydrogenase family protein yields the protein MADPRAPIFEKVALIGLGLIGSSIARGARAYGAATRIAASDASEEVLARVRELGIADETTADLAEAVTGADLVILCVPVGACGEVARVIAPHLAPGAILSDVGSVKGAIVAQVAPHVPASAHFIPAHPIAGTEYSGPDAGFATLFQNRWCILTPQDGFDGEAVKKLSAFWTRLGANVETMSATHHDLVLAVTSHLPHLIAYNIVGTAADLEEVTQSEVIKFSASGFRDFTRIAASDPTMWRDIFLNNKDAVLEMLGRFDEDLTALRRMIRTGDGDGLFALFTRTRAIRRSIIEQGQDTAAPDFGRRE from the coding sequence ATGGCTGACCCGCGCGCGCCGATCTTCGAGAAGGTCGCGCTGATCGGCCTCGGCCTCATCGGCTCGTCGATCGCGCGCGGCGCGCGCGCCTATGGCGCCGCGACGCGCATCGCCGCGAGCGACGCCTCGGAAGAAGTGCTGGCGCGCGTGCGCGAGCTCGGCATCGCCGATGAGACGACGGCCGATCTCGCTGAAGCCGTCACGGGCGCCGATCTCGTCATTCTCTGCGTGCCGGTCGGCGCTTGCGGCGAGGTCGCGCGCGTGATCGCGCCGCATCTCGCGCCGGGCGCCATTCTCTCCGACGTCGGCTCGGTGAAGGGCGCCATTGTCGCGCAGGTCGCGCCGCATGTGCCGGCCAGCGCGCATTTCATTCCCGCGCATCCGATCGCCGGCACGGAATATTCCGGGCCGGACGCCGGCTTTGCGACGCTGTTCCAAAATCGCTGGTGCATTCTCACGCCGCAGGACGGTTTCGACGGCGAGGCGGTGAAGAAGCTCTCGGCTTTTTGGACGCGGCTCGGCGCCAATGTCGAGACGATGAGCGCGACGCATCATGATCTGGTGCTGGCGGTGACGAGCCATCTGCCGCATCTCATCGCCTACAATATCGTCGGCACGGCCGCCGATCTCGAGGAGGTCACGCAGTCCGAGGTGATCAAATTCTCGGCGTCGGGCTTTCGCGATTTCACCCGCATCGCCGCTTCCGATCCGACCATGTGGCGCGATATTTTCTTGAACAACAAGGACGCCGTGCTGGAGATGCTCGGCCGTTTCGACGAGGATTTGACGGCGCTGCGCCGCATGATCCGCACCGGCGACGGCGACGGGCTGTTCGCGCTGTTCACGCGCACCCGCGCTATCCGCCGCAGCATCATAGAGCAGGGGCAGGATACGGCGGCGCCGGATTTCGGACGAAGGGAATAG
- a CDS encoding ATP-binding protein, with product MSAETVEHDRYRVMVEASPAAILIVGSDGLVRYANHETELLFGYARDELIGRSVDLLTPAVVQRRHAAYRRLFYADPSRRMMGVGHEIKARRRDGGEFPVEIGLAPLATARELLVTATILDMTRRREVERALTASVAELERANERLGQFAYVASLDLQQPLNEIAAQSTRLDAAMAAGCCEEIAQASAHMRCAAVRGRKLVGDLLIYARTIYGDQQLEALDLREEVQFSLAALAQSIEAGATRLEVDIPAAAFVGDRAQFACLMQNIVANAVKYRKPGRPAEVTIAATLEQGAIRLSIVDKGVGFEQDFAQRIFEPFSQPQSDVEYAGAGIELAICKSIADRHGWEIEVESQPGDGTAFRLAIPALFAPSL from the coding sequence ATGAGCGCCGAGACGGTCGAGCATGATCGCTATCGCGTGATGGTCGAGGCTTCGCCGGCGGCGATTCTCATCGTCGGCTCAGATGGGCTGGTGCGCTACGCCAATCATGAGACGGAGCTTTTGTTCGGCTATGCGCGCGATGAGCTGATCGGCCGCTCGGTTGATCTTTTGACGCCGGCGGTCGTCCAACGCCGCCACGCCGCCTACCGCCGGCTCTTTTACGCCGATCCGAGCCGCCGCATGATGGGCGTCGGCCATGAGATCAAGGCGCGGCGTCGCGACGGCGGCGAGTTTCCGGTCGAGATCGGGCTCGCGCCGCTGGCGACCGCGCGCGAGCTGCTGGTGACGGCCACGATCCTCGACATGACGAGGCGGCGAGAGGTGGAGCGCGCGCTCACCGCCAGCGTCGCGGAGCTCGAGCGCGCCAATGAGCGGCTCGGCCAATTCGCCTATGTCGCCTCCCTCGATCTGCAGCAGCCGTTGAACGAGATCGCCGCGCAATCGACACGGCTCGACGCCGCCATGGCGGCGGGATGCTGCGAGGAGATCGCGCAGGCGAGCGCGCATATGCGTTGCGCGGCCGTGCGCGGGCGCAAGCTCGTCGGCGATCTGCTCATTTATGCGCGCACTATCTACGGCGATCAGCAATTGGAGGCGCTGGATCTGCGCGAGGAGGTGCAATTCTCCCTCGCCGCGCTGGCGCAATCGATCGAAGCGGGCGCGACGCGGCTCGAGGTCGATATTCCCGCCGCCGCTTTCGTCGGCGACCGCGCGCAATTCGCCTGCCTGATGCAGAATATCGTCGCGAATGCGGTGAAATATCGCAAGCCCGGCCGGCCGGCCGAGGTGACGATCGCGGCGACGCTGGAGCAGGGCGCCATTCGCCTCTCCATCGTCGACAAAGGCGTCGGCTTCGAGCAGGATTTCGCGCAGCGAATTTTCGAGCCCTTCAGCCAGCCGCAGAGCGATGTGGAATATGCCGGCGCCGGCATAGAGCTGGCGATCTGCAAATCTATCGCGGATCGTCACGGCTGGGAGATAGAGGTCGAGTCGCAGCCGGGCGACGGCACGGCGTTCCGCCTCGCGATACCGGCGCTATTCGCGCCGTCTTTGTGA
- a CDS encoding FAD-dependent monooxygenase, with the protein MAETLAGSPTIDTQILVAGAGSTGIAAALAFANAGWRVTLAGRFPPPLPGRTIALFEASVRFLDSIGVLEKVRAAACPIETIQMIDDTDQLLPVPDLVMRSEEIDLPAFGLNVSNDELTAILLEHARAAQSFEIIETDIADYEFEEDGATAILADGRRIAADFIVAADGRGSKARAAAGIDTKEWTYPQVALTALLRHELPHDNVSTEFHTRSGPFTLVPLPPREGAEHRSSLVWLMSPRDAKRRVAKPRDELQYEMEDYSREKLGSITIESGIGEFRMGGLQVSRLTAQRLALVGETCHVFPPIGAQGLNLSLRDVADLEDCLASVDLRNPKELARALMRYEVHRRADIGFRTHGVDLLNRSLIIPYLPIDLIRGAGFIAMTALGPLRRAVMREGVAPHLAQPRLMREEAPKEPRMRGKRPRGPEALVDAARGAFAHLRETASRLG; encoded by the coding sequence ATGGCCGAGACATTGGCGGGAAGCCCCACGATCGACACGCAAATTCTCGTCGCCGGGGCCGGCTCCACGGGCATAGCCGCCGCCCTCGCCTTCGCCAACGCCGGCTGGCGGGTGACGCTCGCCGGGCGCTTCCCCCCGCCCCTGCCGGGCCGCACCATCGCGCTGTTCGAGGCCTCGGTGCGCTTTCTCGATTCGATCGGCGTGCTGGAGAAGGTCCGCGCCGCCGCCTGTCCGATCGAGACGATCCAGATGATCGACGACACGGACCAGCTTCTCCCCGTGCCCGATCTCGTCATGCGCTCGGAGGAGATCGATCTTCCCGCCTTCGGCCTCAATGTCTCCAATGACGAGCTGACCGCCATTCTGCTCGAGCACGCCCGCGCGGCGCAGAGCTTCGAGATCATCGAGACCGACATCGCCGACTATGAATTCGAGGAGGATGGCGCGACCGCGATCCTCGCGGACGGGCGCCGCATCGCCGCCGATTTCATCGTGGCCGCCGATGGGCGCGGCAGCAAGGCGCGCGCCGCCGCCGGCATAGACACGAAGGAATGGACCTATCCGCAAGTGGCGCTCACCGCTCTGCTGCGTCACGAGCTGCCGCACGACAATGTCTCGACCGAATTTCACACGCGCTCCGGCCCCTTCACTCTGGTGCCGCTGCCGCCGCGCGAAGGCGCGGAGCATCGCTCCAGCCTCGTCTGGCTGATGAGCCCGCGCGACGCCAAGCGCCGCGTCGCCAAGCCGCGCGACGAGCTGCAATACGAGATGGAGGATTATTCGCGCGAGAAGCTCGGCTCCATCACGATCGAGAGCGGCATAGGCGAGTTCCGCATGGGCGGGCTGCAAGTGTCGCGGCTGACGGCGCAGCGCCTCGCGCTGGTCGGCGAGACCTGCCATGTGTTTCCGCCGATCGGCGCGCAGGGCCTCAATCTCAGCCTGCGCGACGTCGCCGACCTCGAGGATTGCCTCGCCAGCGTCGATCTGCGCAATCCCAAGGAGCTCGCGCGCGCGCTGATGCGCTATGAAGTGCATCGCCGCGCCGATATCGGCTTCCGCACCCATGGCGTCGATCTGCTCAATCGCTCGCTGATCATCCCCTATCTGCCGATCGATCTCATTCGCGGCGCGGGCTTCATCGCCATGACGGCGCTCGGCCCGCTGCGTCGCGCCGTGATGCGCGAAGGCGTGGCGCCGCATCTCGCGCAGCCGCGGCTGATGCGCGAGGAGGCGCCCAAGGAGCCCCGCATGCGCGGCAAGCGACCGCGCGGCCCGGAGGCGCTGGTCGACGCCGCCAGAGGCGCCTTCGCCCATTTGCGCGAGACGGCCTCGCGCCTGGGCTGA
- a CDS encoding chorismate mutase, which produces MRDDSLPKIETETLADLRDEIDRIDREMHGLLMQRGEIIDRLIAVKGQNGASAFRPDREARMMRALVSRHTGLLPVDTVEGIWRIIVSTFTYMQAEYSLHADDSGGDAAMRDSARFHFGFTVPYLTHHGAGAVVAAVAGSKGDLGMLRSAGAQEEGAWWTRLIGENAPKIIARLPFVERPNHPAGLPVLIVAKPLAEAASQDIALYALTLPKWHAAAPAAIDALAGEILATAPQGGELSLLVAAPGHVKAAQFVEELARARVGRASAEPVGSHAARFELDTARSGVFAPRS; this is translated from the coding sequence ATGCGAGACGACTCTTTGCCCAAGATCGAGACCGAAACGCTCGCGGATCTGCGCGACGAGATCGACCGCATCGATCGCGAGATGCATGGCCTGCTGATGCAGCGCGGCGAAATCATCGATCGGCTGATTGCGGTGAAGGGCCAGAACGGCGCCTCGGCCTTTCGGCCCGACCGCGAGGCGCGGATGATGCGCGCGCTGGTCTCCCGGCATACGGGCCTGCTGCCGGTCGATACGGTCGAGGGCATTTGGCGCATCATCGTCTCGACCTTCACCTATATGCAGGCGGAATATTCTCTCCACGCCGATGATTCCGGCGGCGACGCCGCCATGCGCGACAGCGCGCGCTTCCACTTCGGCTTCACTGTGCCTTACCTCACCCATCACGGCGCCGGCGCCGTGGTCGCGGCGGTGGCGGGCTCCAAGGGCGATCTCGGAATGCTGCGCTCGGCCGGCGCGCAGGAGGAGGGCGCCTGGTGGACGCGCCTCATCGGCGAGAACGCGCCCAAGATCATCGCGCGCCTGCCCTTCGTCGAGCGGCCCAATCATCCGGCCGGCCTGCCGGTGCTGATCGTCGCCAAGCCGCTGGCCGAGGCCGCCTCGCAGGATATCGCCCTCTATGCGCTCACGCTGCCGAAATGGCATGCGGCCGCGCCGGCGGCGATCGACGCGCTGGCCGGCGAGATTCTCGCCACCGCGCCGCAGGGCGGCGAGCTGTCGCTGCTCGTCGCCGCGCCCGGCCATGTGAAAGCCGCGCAATTTGTGGAAGAGCTGGCGCGCGCCCGCGTCGGCCGCGCCAGCGCCGAGCCGGTCGGCAGCCATGCGGCGCGTTTCGAATTGGACACGGCCCGCAGCGGCGTTTTTGCTCCGAGGAGTTGA
- the rsfS gene encoding ribosome silencing factor: MAGSIAEKVLTSLDDSKAEDVISIDLRGKTTIADDMVIATGRSTTHVGAIADRVLKACKEAGLVAPRVEGLPQCDWVLIDAGDVIVHIFRPEVRQFYNLEKMWAGARPSELRAV, from the coding sequence ATCGCCGGCTCCATCGCCGAAAAAGTCCTCACGAGCCTCGACGACTCCAAGGCCGAGGACGTCATCTCCATCGATTTGCGCGGCAAGACGACGATCGCCGATGACATGGTCATCGCGACCGGCCGTTCGACCACGCATGTCGGCGCCATCGCCGACAGAGTGCTCAAAGCCTGCAAGGAGGCCGGTCTCGTCGCGCCGCGCGTCGAGGGTCTGCCGCAGTGCGACTGGGTGCTGATCGACGCGGGCGACGTCATCGTCCACATTTTCCGGCCCGAGGTGCGCCAGTTCTACAACCTCGAGAAAATGTGGGCGGGCGCGCGGCCGAGCGAGCTGCGCGCGGTCTGA
- a CDS encoding DEAD/DEAH box helicase encodes MNFDELGLSQKVLAAVEASGYTQPTPIQEQAIPPALQGRDILGIAQTGTGKTAAFTLPMLCRLEQGRARARMPRTLILEPTRELAAQVEASFAKYGANHKLNVALLIGGVSFGDQEAKIMRGADVLIATPGRLLDFFDRGKLLLTNIEILVIDEADRMLDMGFIPDIERVCKLVPFTRQTLFFSATMPPEITRLTEAFLHNPVRVEVARASTTAATIRQALVATHGHAEKRETLRRIIRGADNFKNAIIFCNRKRDVAILHRSLDKHGFSAGALHGDMDQLARMASLDAFKNGDVNLLVCSDVAARGLDIPDVSHVFNFDVPTHSEDYVHRIGRTGRAGRSGTAFTLVTDDDRKYLDQIETLIGNKIDWEGPGLHELPPPSEAPARESRGRGRSARGGERGGRRSSAEREPRREARQEREPRHEREPRQEREPRHEREARPARPRPERPPTYGDRRDRRPTTRQHEDDGPPVIGLGDHIPSFLLRPVVLKPAKVGDE; translated from the coding sequence ATGAACTTCGACGAACTCGGCCTTTCCCAAAAGGTCCTCGCGGCCGTTGAGGCGTCCGGCTACACCCAGCCCACGCCCATTCAGGAACAGGCCATTCCCCCCGCGCTGCAGGGGCGCGACATTCTGGGCATCGCCCAGACGGGCACCGGCAAGACGGCGGCGTTCACGCTTCCCATGCTGTGCCGGCTCGAGCAGGGCCGCGCCCGCGCGCGAATGCCGCGCACGCTGATTCTCGAGCCGACGCGCGAGCTCGCGGCGCAGGTCGAGGCGAGCTTCGCCAAATATGGCGCAAATCATAAGCTCAATGTCGCGCTTCTGATCGGCGGCGTCTCCTTCGGAGATCAGGAAGCCAAGATCATGCGCGGCGCCGATGTGCTGATCGCCACGCCCGGCCGCCTGCTCGACTTCTTCGACCGCGGCAAGCTGCTGCTGACGAATATCGAAATTCTCGTCATCGACGAGGCGGACCGCATGCTCGACATGGGCTTCATCCCGGACATAGAGCGCGTCTGCAAGCTGGTGCCCTTCACGCGGCAGACCTTGTTCTTCTCCGCGACGATGCCGCCGGAGATCACGCGCCTCACCGAGGCGTTTTTGCACAATCCGGTACGAGTGGAGGTCGCGCGCGCCTCGACGACGGCGGCGACGATCCGCCAGGCGCTGGTCGCCACCCACGGCCATGCCGAAAAGCGCGAGACATTGCGCCGGATCATCCGCGGCGCGGATAATTTCAAGAACGCGATCATCTTCTGCAATCGCAAGCGGGACGTCGCGATCCTGCATCGCTCGCTGGACAAGCACGGCTTCTCCGCCGGCGCCCTGCACGGCGACATGGACCAGCTCGCCCGCATGGCCTCGCTCGACGCCTTCAAGAATGGCGACGTCAATCTTCTCGTCTGCTCGGATGTCGCGGCGCGCGGACTCGATATTCCCGACGTCAGCCATGTCTTCAATTTCGACGTGCCGACGCATAGCGAGGACTATGTCCATCGCATCGGCCGCACGGGCCGCGCCGGCCGTTCCGGCACGGCCTTCACCCTCGTCACCGACGACGATCGCAAATATCTCGATCAGATAGAGACGCTGATCGGCAATAAGATCGATTGGGAAGGCCCCGGTCTCCACGAGCTGCCGCCGCCCTCCGAGGCGCCGGCGCGCGAGTCGCGCGGGCGCGGCCGCAGCGCGCGCGGCGGGGAGCGTGGAGGACGCCGTTCGTCGGCGGAGCGCGAGCCGCGCCGCGAGGCTCGGCAAGAACGCGAGCCCAGACACGAGCGCGAGCCGAGACAGGAGCGCGAGCCGAGACATGAGCGGGAGGCTCGCCCTGCGCGCCCCCGTCCCGAGCGGCCGCCGACCTATGGCGATCGCCGTGACCGCCGTCCGACGACGCGCCAGCACGAGGACGATGGGCCGCCGGTCATCGGCCTCGGCGACCATATTCCGTCCTTCCTGCTGCGCCCCGTGGTGCTGAAGCCGGCCAAGGTCGGCGACGAATAA
- the rlmH gene encoding 23S rRNA (pseudouridine(1915)-N(3))-methyltransferase RlmH, which produces MRLGILCVGRLKAGPERELYARYAARVSAMRNLGLTGLDLLEIDESRARNPAERMAQEGDCLLAALPAGGKLVVFDERGKPASSADFAAMVECDRDKGVKSLWFAIGGSEGLAPAVRDKAGAVFSFGRMTLPHQIVRILVAEQIYRATTILSGHPYHRA; this is translated from the coding sequence ATGCGTCTCGGAATTCTCTGTGTCGGTCGGCTCAAGGCCGGCCCGGAGCGCGAGCTCTACGCGCGTTACGCCGCCCGCGTCTCGGCGATGCGAAATCTCGGGCTCACGGGGCTCGATCTCCTGGAAATCGACGAGAGCCGGGCGCGCAATCCGGCCGAGCGCATGGCGCAGGAAGGCGACTGCCTGCTCGCCGCCCTGCCGGCGGGCGGAAAGCTCGTCGTCTTCGACGAGCGCGGCAAGCCGGCCAGCAGCGCCGATTTCGCGGCCATGGTCGAGTGCGACAGGGACAAGGGCGTAAAATCGCTATGGTTCGCGATCGGCGGCTCCGAGGGGCTGGCGCCCGCCGTGCGGGACAAGGCCGGCGCGGTCTTTTCCTTCGGGCGCATGACGCTGCCGCACCAAATCGTGCGCATCCTCGTCGCCGAGCAGATCTATCGGGCGACGACGATCCTCTCTGGACACCCGTATCATCGCGCATGA
- a CDS encoding lytic transglycosylase domain-containing protein produces the protein MRLAICAATAALGFALAGCNSSSPERQFVAKAVEEPPPPKAKLSQREKLEDSISRCARTYDIPESLIHTAVRRESNYNPAAKNGPYWGLMQIRYDTARSVGYSGPAKGLLDAETNLAYAGAYLANAFRVAGGDAQRAIQLYAKGFYYEAKRKGLLGQMASGRSSADEKNEPTTTVAEAEPPVTVLAAINIPAGKHVRPAEPQAQPEPVMMYTEAQAPVALEEQPAQQ, from the coding sequence ATGAGACTGGCGATTTGCGCGGCGACCGCCGCCTTGGGCTTTGCGCTCGCGGGCTGCAATTCCTCTTCTCCCGAACGTCAATTCGTCGCCAAGGCGGTCGAAGAGCCGCCGCCGCCGAAGGCGAAGCTCTCGCAGCGCGAGAAGCTGGAGGACAGCATTTCCCGCTGCGCGCGCACCTACGACATTCCCGAATCGCTGATCCATACCGCCGTCCGCCGCGAGAGCAATTACAATCCCGCCGCCAAGAACGGACCGTATTGGGGCTTGATGCAGATCCGCTACGACACGGCGCGCAGCGTCGGCTACAGCGGCCCGGCCAAGGGCCTGCTCGACGCGGAAACCAATCTCGCCTACGCCGGCGCCTATCTCGCCAACGCCTTCCGCGTCGCCGGCGGCGACGCCCAGCGCGCCATTCAGCTCTACGCCAAGGGCTTTTATTACGAGGCCAAGCGCAAGGGCCTGCTCGGCCAGATGGCCAGCGGGCGCTCCTCCGCCGACGAGAAGAACGAGCCGACGACGACCGTGGCCGAGGCGGAGCCGCCGGTCACTGTGTTGGCCGCGATCAATATTCCGGCGGGCAAGCATGTCAGGCCGGCCGAGCCGCAAGCGCAGCCGGAGCCGGTCATGATGTATACCGAAGCGCAGGCCCCGGTCGCGCTGGAGGAGCAGCCGGCGCAGCAATAG
- a CDS encoding (2Fe-2S) ferredoxin domain-containing protein: protein MTEPPLIRFVVCVGDVCDREGRGSALHERLSAALDIDFGKGISAGEIACVRRSCLRHCSRGIPMVRIEPSGDVHADPDIEHMLDLVEEALIG, encoded by the coding sequence ATGACCGAGCCGCCGCTGATCCGCTTCGTCGTCTGCGTCGGCGACGTCTGCGACCGCGAGGGACGCGGGAGCGCGCTGCATGAGCGCTTGAGCGCGGCGCTCGATATCGATTTCGGCAAAGGGATTTCCGCCGGCGAGATCGCCTGCGTGAGGCGCAGCTGCCTGCGCCATTGCTCGCGGGGAATCCCTATGGTCCGCATAGAGCCGTCCGGCGACGTTCACGCCGATCCAGACATAGAGCATATGCTCGATCTGGTGGAGGAGGCGCTCATCGGCTGA
- the hisC gene encoding histidinol-phosphate transaminase codes for MTKPVVRRSVLAIDAYVPGKSAAPGAARVFKLSANETPLGPSPKAVEALRALAPKIAAYPDGSATRLRQAIGAAHGLDPERIVCGAGSDDILALLAHAFIEPGDEGIYTQYGFLEYRIVILAAGGVPVIAPETDYKASVDAILERVTERTKIVFVANPNNPTGTYLPKSEILRLADALPPHVVLVIDAAYAEYVRAEDYSAALELASTRDNVVTTRTFSKIYGLAGLRLGWGYGSAHIMDALNRLRGPFNVSSAAIEAGIEAVQDKAHLEAAIAHNARWLPFLTREIEALGLEVLPSVANFIAIRFPDEAGRTAADADRFLTSRGLVLRAIGAYGMPQFLRLTIGSEEANRLVVAALGEFTASWRAAPRAAHG; via the coding sequence ATGACCAAACCTGTCGTGCGTCGAAGCGTGCTGGCGATCGACGCTTACGTGCCCGGCAAGAGCGCCGCTCCGGGCGCCGCGCGCGTCTTCAAGCTCTCGGCCAATGAGACGCCGCTCGGCCCGTCTCCCAAAGCCGTGGAGGCGCTGCGCGCGCTGGCGCCCAAGATCGCCGCCTATCCCGACGGCTCGGCGACGCGCCTGCGGCAGGCGATCGGCGCGGCGCATGGGCTCGATCCCGAGCGCATCGTCTGCGGCGCCGGCTCCGATGATATTCTCGCTCTGCTCGCGCACGCTTTCATCGAGCCGGGCGACGAGGGGATCTACACGCAGTATGGATTCCTGGAGTATCGCATCGTCATTCTGGCCGCGGGCGGCGTTCCCGTCATCGCGCCGGAAACCGATTACAAAGCGAGCGTCGACGCGATTTTGGAGAGGGTGACGGAGCGCACGAAAATCGTCTTCGTCGCCAATCCCAATAATCCGACCGGGACCTATCTGCCGAAATCCGAGATTCTGCGCCTCGCCGATGCGCTGCCGCCGCATGTCGTGCTCGTCATCGACGCGGCCTATGCGGAATATGTGCGCGCGGAAGATTATTCGGCGGCGCTCGAGCTCGCCTCGACGCGCGACAATGTGGTGACGACGCGCACTTTCTCGAAAATCTACGGCCTCGCCGGGCTGCGGCTCGGCTGGGGCTATGGCTCGGCGCATATAATGGATGCGCTGAACCGGCTGCGCGGCCCCTTCAATGTGAGCAGCGCGGCGATCGAGGCGGGCATAGAGGCGGTGCAGGACAAAGCGCATCTCGAGGCGGCGATCGCGCATAATGCGCGCTGGCTGCCGTTTCTGACGCGCGAGATCGAGGCGCTGGGGCTCGAGGTGCTGCCGAGCGTCGCCAATTTCATCGCCATTCGTTTTCCCGACGAGGCCGGGCGCACGGCGGCGGACGCCGATCGCTTCCTCACCTCGCGCGGGCTCGTGCTGCGTGCGATCGGCGCCTATGGAATGCCGCAATTCTTGCGGCTGACCATCGGCTCGGAGGAGGCCAATCGCCTCGTCGTCGCGGCGCTCGGCGAATTCACCGCCTCATGGCGCGCGGCGCCGCGGGCCGCGCATGGCTGA
- a CDS encoding patatin-like phospholipase family protein: MTPDKEEHPLGRRKIGLALSSGMARGWAHIGAVRALTRMGVVFDVVAGTSAGALVGGCFLAGKLDELEAWAASLDKRKIVSYLDLQLGYGGLIKGDRLLMELRRALGPLRVETLSTPFVAVATDLITGHEIWLQKGDLAETLRASFSLPGLFPPMEVDGRWLADGALVDPLPVAACRALGAELVIAVNLNTDIIGKSRDAARIPSTMGFDPVTLLEQKQKPFVASLTESLTRGVFRRDPDRPSIFGVMTTSLSIMQDRLTRSRLAGDPPDVHITPRVGHIGLLEFDRTEEAVREGEAAVEKRREEISDALQVMGLI, encoded by the coding sequence GTGACGCCCGACAAAGAGGAGCATCCGCTCGGCAGGCGCAAGATCGGCCTCGCGCTCAGCTCCGGCATGGCGCGCGGCTGGGCGCATATCGGCGCGGTGCGCGCGCTGACGCGCATGGGCGTCGTCTTCGATGTCGTCGCCGGAACCTCCGCGGGCGCGCTCGTCGGCGGATGCTTTCTCGCCGGCAAGCTCGACGAGCTGGAAGCCTGGGCCGCCTCGCTCGACAAGCGCAAGATCGTTTCCTATCTCGATCTCCAGCTCGGCTATGGCGGCCTCATCAAAGGCGATCGGCTGCTGATGGAGTTGCGCCGCGCGCTAGGGCCGCTGCGCGTCGAGACGCTGTCGACGCCTTTCGTCGCGGTCGCCACCGATCTCATCACCGGCCATGAGATCTGGCTGCAGAAGGGCGATCTCGCCGAGACGCTACGCGCCTCCTTCTCGCTGCCGGGCCTGTTTCCGCCCATGGAGGTGGACGGGCGCTGGCTCGCCGATGGCGCGCTGGTCGATCCTCTGCCTGTCGCCGCCTGCCGCGCGCTCGGCGCGGAGCTGGTGATCGCGGTCAATCTCAACACGGACATCATCGGGAAATCGCGCGACGCCGCGCGCATCCCTTCGACCATGGGCTTCGATCCGGTCACGCTGCTCGAGCAAAAGCAGAAACCCTTCGTCGCCTCGCTCACCGAGTCGCTGACGCGCGGCGTCTTCCGCCGCGACCCCGACCGGCCCAGCATTTTCGGCGTGATGACGACCTCGCTCAGCATCATGCAGGACCGCTTGACGCGCTCGCGCCTCGCCGGCGATCCGCCCGACGTTCACATCACGCCGCGCGTCGGCCATATCGGTCTGCTCGAGTTCGATCGCACGGAGGAAGCCGTGCGCGAAGGCGAGGCGGCGGTGGAGAAACGGCGCGAGGAGATTTCCGACGCGCTGCAGGTGATGGGGCTGATCTGA